From one Acidobacteriota bacterium genomic stretch:
- the ruvA gene encoding Holliday junction branch migration protein RuvA, whose translation MIAHLRGRLLSKTPNQAIIDCSGVGYDVAISVATFSELPAENAEAALYIHTHVREDQIALFGFASTQEKRLFERLLTISGIGPKLAITVLSGISSDRLVAAIRSGDHATLTKIPGIGKKTAERVVLELKDKLDDLAVPGLETATGGAHHGPAADDALSALVNLGYPRPVAQKAIEVAIEKNSSTRDDFESLFRAAMASIR comes from the coding sequence ATGATTGCCCACCTGCGCGGCCGCCTCCTCTCGAAGACCCCCAACCAGGCCATCATCGACTGCTCGGGCGTCGGCTACGACGTCGCGATCTCGGTTGCCACCTTCTCCGAGCTTCCGGCGGAGAACGCCGAGGCCGCCCTCTATATCCACACCCACGTCCGCGAGGACCAGATCGCCCTCTTCGGCTTTGCCTCCACGCAGGAGAAGCGACTCTTCGAGCGCCTGCTCACCATCTCCGGCATCGGTCCCAAGCTGGCCATCACCGTCCTCAGCGGCATCTCCTCCGACCGCCTCGTCGCCGCCATCCGCTCCGGCGACCACGCCACCCTGACGAAGATCCCCGGCATCGGCAAAAAGACCGCCGAGCGCGTCGTCCTGGAGCTCAAGGACAAGCTCGACGACCTCGCCGTCCCCGGCCTCGAGACGGCGACCGGCGGCGCACATCACGGCCCGGCGGCCGACGATGCTCTCTCAGCCCTGGTCAACCTCGGCTACCCCCGCCCCGTGGCACAAAAGGCAATTGAAGTCGCCATTGAGAAAAACTCTTCCACTCGAGACGACTTCGAATCCCTCTTTCGCGCTGCCATGGCGTCCATTCGCTAG
- a CDS encoding Crp/Fnr family transcriptional regulator, producing MKTDGRDCQTCAVRKTDCFCSLTPESLANLQSLGSPMYVEAGERVLHEGYAADRVYVVCHGRVKLTASSPEGRLLIVRIAGPGDVLGLAAVLKGSTHKVTAEALEKCEMKAIARAEFLRFMDRYRDVGHNTAVTMALEYEGAMLSARRLALSGSASSKLASVLLEWGRMGGGEGALEFRMPLTHEELGNMAGISRETVTRLLAKFRREGMVKQTRATMVLPEPEAMEKRYC from the coding sequence ATGAAGACGGACGGACGGGATTGCCAGACTTGCGCTGTGCGGAAGACGGACTGCTTCTGCAGCCTGACGCCGGAGTCGCTGGCCAACCTGCAGTCGCTCGGGAGTCCGATGTACGTCGAGGCCGGAGAGCGCGTGCTGCATGAAGGGTACGCGGCCGACAGGGTTTATGTGGTGTGCCATGGGAGGGTCAAGCTGACGGCTTCATCGCCCGAGGGCAGGTTGCTGATTGTGCGTATCGCCGGACCGGGAGATGTGCTGGGGCTGGCGGCGGTGCTGAAGGGGAGCACCCACAAGGTGACGGCCGAGGCCCTGGAGAAGTGCGAGATGAAGGCCATCGCCCGGGCGGAGTTTCTCAGATTCATGGACAGGTATCGCGATGTGGGCCACAACACGGCGGTGACGATGGCGCTGGAGTACGAGGGCGCGATGCTGAGCGCGCGGAGGCTGGCCCTCTCAGGATCGGCTTCGAGCAAGCTCGCGAGCGTTCTGCTGGAGTGGGGCCGCATGGGTGGCGGCGAGGGAGCGCTGGAGTTCCGCATGCCCCTGACGCACGAAGAGCTGGGAAACATGGCCGGGATCTCGCGCGAGACGGTGACGCGGCTGCTGGCGAAGTTTCGCCGTGAAGGCATGGTGAAGCAGACGAGGGCGACGATGGTGTTGCCGGAGCCCGAGGCGATGGAGAAGAGGTACTGCTGA
- a CDS encoding PEP-CTERM sorting domain-containing protein: protein MEFRMYDLSPGDQYYDFTQGLDSSVINVGSGPVVTPPTGATPEPSTFIMLGTGLVGAAAQLRRRFLKA, encoded by the coding sequence ATGGAGTTCCGCATGTACGACCTGAGCCCCGGCGACCAGTACTACGACTTCACCCAGGGCCTTGACTCCTCCGTCATCAACGTCGGCAGCGGTCCGGTTGTCACACCCCCAACCGGCGCAACGCCTGAGCCCAGCACCTTCATCATGCTCGGCACCGGACTCGTCGGCGCAGCCGCTCAGCTCCGCCGCCGCTTCCTCAAAGCGTAA
- the mnmE gene encoding tRNA uridine-5-carboxymethylaminomethyl(34) synthesis GTPase MnmE: MDSEHATETIVAISTPPGRGGIGVVRLSGPEARIIGESLLELKRPLEAGRARFALIVDASGAVLDEAVTTYFEAPHSYTSEDVVEIAAHGSPVVLEFLVRQSIAAGARLAEPGEFTERAFLSGRLDLTQAEAVRDLIEASTLNQARVAARQLGGALSRSVAPIKERLVSLIAGLEAGVDFAEDDIDTMAAEEISARIGAVEAPLRELERGFAYGRIVHDGLRLAIVGRPNAGKSSLFNRLVERDRAIVTATPGTTRDLVTERVAIEGIPVELIDTAGLREASDEAETIGIAKSREAMADADLVLLVVDASSEAHAENAATLAAMEGRPVLVAFNKVDLGVVADRDSSVEKQVSPLRPAASGRNDGIPDQRDERPGVVRTSAITGEGIAELRRAIVALAGAGVPEQETALVTNLRQRQAITSALEALTNAKTAAGADVPHEMLLLDLYEALASLDGLTGATTAEDILRLIFSSFCIGK; the protein is encoded by the coding sequence ATGGATTCAGAACATGCAACTGAGACCATCGTCGCTATCTCCACTCCTCCGGGGCGGGGAGGGATCGGCGTGGTGCGTCTGTCTGGGCCTGAGGCCCGCATCATCGGTGAATCGCTGCTCGAGCTGAAGCGCCCGCTGGAGGCGGGGCGCGCACGGTTTGCGCTGATCGTGGACGCGAGCGGCGCGGTGCTGGATGAGGCGGTGACTACGTACTTTGAAGCGCCTCACTCGTACACGTCCGAAGATGTGGTGGAGATCGCCGCGCATGGCTCGCCGGTGGTGCTGGAGTTCCTGGTGCGGCAGTCGATTGCCGCGGGCGCGCGGCTGGCGGAGCCGGGAGAGTTCACCGAGCGCGCGTTTCTGTCGGGGCGGCTCGACTTGACTCAGGCCGAGGCCGTGCGCGATCTGATTGAGGCTTCGACGCTGAACCAGGCGCGGGTGGCGGCGCGGCAGCTTGGAGGAGCGCTCTCGCGGAGCGTCGCTCCTATCAAGGAGAGGCTGGTATCGCTGATCGCAGGCCTCGAGGCTGGCGTGGACTTCGCCGAGGACGATATCGACACGATGGCAGCGGAGGAGATCTCTGCGCGCATCGGTGCGGTCGAAGCTCCCTTGCGCGAGCTGGAGCGCGGCTTTGCGTATGGCCGCATCGTCCACGATGGTCTGCGTCTCGCGATTGTGGGAAGGCCCAACGCGGGCAAGTCGTCGCTGTTCAATCGCCTGGTGGAACGCGACCGCGCGATTGTGACGGCGACGCCGGGGACGACGCGCGATCTTGTAACCGAAAGAGTTGCAATTGAGGGCATCCCCGTCGAACTGATCGATACGGCGGGACTTCGCGAGGCGAGCGACGAGGCGGAGACGATCGGCATCGCGAAGTCGCGCGAGGCCATGGCCGATGCCGATCTCGTGCTGCTTGTGGTCGACGCTTCGAGCGAAGCCCACGCCGAGAATGCGGCGACGCTGGCAGCGATGGAGGGGCGTCCGGTGCTGGTGGCGTTCAACAAGGTCGACTTGGGTGTGGTGGCGGACCGGGATTCTTCGGTAGAGAAGCAGGTTTCTCCGCTGCGGCCTGCGGCCTCCGGTCGAAATGACGGCATTCCCGATCAGAGGGATGAAAGGCCAGGTGTGGTGCGCACTTCGGCGATAACAGGAGAGGGCATCGCCGAGCTGCGAAGGGCCATCGTCGCGCTTGCAGGCGCGGGCGTGCCGGAGCAGGAGACGGCGCTGGTGACGAACCTGCGTCAGCGGCAGGCGATTACCTCGGCGCTGGAAGCGTTGACGAATGCAAAGACCGCTGCCGGAGCAGACGTCCCGCACGAGATGCTGCTGCTCGATCTCTACGAAGCGCTGGCCTCGCTCGATGGCCTGACGGGAGCGACGACGGCGGAGGACATCCTGCGGCTCATCTTCTCGAGCTTCTGCATTGGAAAGTAG
- a CDS encoding arabinose isomerase, with amino-acid sequence MRAEGLRVGLAGIGLEAYWSQFEGLEERLRGYLGEVRRKIEGGNRTIVNLGLVDSHAKAIDAGHACRQQDIDILLVYVTTYALSANILPVILRAQVPVVLLNLQPEAAIDYARFNAMGSRAEMTGEWLAYCSACPVPEIANVLRRLEIPFQQVTGVLHDDSVCWAVIEEWLIAAEIAKTLSHSRMGLMGHYYGGMLDIATDLVQVSGRFGAHVEIVEVDQLSALRREVTEQQTAARLKEFHSFFTIDEDCSREELDRAATTAAALDRMIADNALDMLAYYYMGSGIAENENTMSSIILGASMLTAKGVPIAGEYEIKNVLAMKIMDALGAGGSFTEYYAMDFNEDLVLMGHDGPGHARIAQNRIRVRPLKVYHGKVGRGLSVEMAVKHGPVTLLSVVEDKDRGFCLLAAEGESVEGPVLEIGNTNSRYRFPLGARGFVEAWSACGPAHHCAIGIGHRGSQLRKLAELMGLGFHQVC; translated from the coding sequence GTGAGAGCTGAAGGTCTTCGAGTAGGGCTGGCGGGCATCGGGCTGGAAGCGTACTGGTCTCAGTTTGAAGGCCTGGAAGAGCGGCTTCGCGGCTATCTCGGCGAGGTGCGGCGGAAGATCGAAGGCGGCAACCGAACCATCGTCAACCTCGGTCTTGTCGACAGCCACGCGAAGGCGATCGATGCAGGGCACGCGTGCCGGCAGCAGGACATCGACATTCTGCTGGTCTACGTCACGACGTACGCGCTTTCGGCGAACATCCTTCCAGTCATTTTGCGGGCACAGGTTCCGGTTGTCTTGTTGAACCTGCAACCCGAGGCAGCGATCGACTACGCTCGCTTCAACGCGATGGGCAGCCGCGCCGAGATGACGGGCGAGTGGCTCGCCTACTGCAGTGCATGTCCGGTACCCGAGATTGCGAATGTTCTTCGGCGGCTGGAGATACCGTTTCAACAGGTGACGGGCGTATTGCACGACGATTCCGTGTGCTGGGCCGTGATCGAGGAGTGGCTGATCGCAGCTGAGATTGCGAAGACACTGAGCCACAGCCGCATGGGGCTGATGGGGCATTACTACGGCGGTATGCTCGACATCGCGACCGACCTTGTGCAGGTGAGCGGACGCTTCGGCGCGCATGTCGAGATCGTCGAGGTCGATCAACTGAGCGCCCTGCGGCGCGAGGTGACGGAGCAGCAGACAGCAGCCAGGCTCAAGGAGTTTCACAGCTTCTTCACGATTGACGAGGATTGTTCTCGCGAGGAGTTGGACCGCGCAGCGACGACAGCGGCGGCGCTGGACAGAATGATTGCGGACAACGCGCTCGACATGCTGGCTTACTACTACATGGGTTCGGGGATTGCGGAAAACGAGAACACGATGAGCTCCATCATCCTCGGCGCCTCGATGCTTACGGCCAAGGGAGTTCCCATAGCCGGTGAGTATGAGATCAAGAACGTTCTTGCGATGAAGATCATGGACGCGCTCGGAGCAGGCGGTTCGTTCACCGAGTATTATGCGATGGACTTCAACGAAGATCTTGTGCTGATGGGCCACGACGGGCCGGGCCATGCGCGGATTGCGCAGAACAGGATCCGCGTGCGTCCGCTGAAGGTCTATCACGGCAAGGTGGGGCGCGGTCTCTCGGTGGAGATGGCCGTGAAGCATGGCCCCGTCACGCTGCTCTCGGTTGTCGAGGACAAGGACAGAGGCTTCTGCCTGCTTGCAGCCGAGGGCGAGAGCGTGGAAGGGCCGGTGCTTGAGATTGGAAATACAAACAGCCGCTATCGTTTTCCGCTCGGCGCGCGCGGGTTTGTGGAGGCATGGAGTGCCTGCGGCCCCGCGCACCACTGCGCGATCGGTATCGGGCACAGGGGCAGTCAGCTTCGCAAACTCGCTGAGCTGATGGGCCTTGGATTTCACCAGGTTTGTTGA
- the thrS gene encoding threonine--tRNA ligase: MSEQKIKVELPDGSVREVARESTPHDIAMSISPRLAAAVVVARIRPLTPGAPSPEVGSNETQAETQTEAGMYSSSAETGERLVDLAAPLTEDVALELLKENDEAALKVVRHSAAHVMATAILELFPETKLGHGPATEQGFFYDVYRETPFTEADLAAIEARMAEVVARDEKFVREEETREKGLTDYSANGEFMKVHFIERFTKPGDEISLYRNGNFTDFCRGPHVPSTGRVKAFKVTSIAGAYWLGDEKNQQLQRIYGTAFFNDKDMTAHFKRLEEIKARDHRVLGKQLDLFSIQEVAGAGLIFWHPKGGLIRKTMEDWMRDECIRRGYEMVYTPHIMRRELWKISGHDGYYAENMYPPMELDDAEYRLKPMNCPGHILIYKNSPKSYRDLPQRYAELGNVYRYERSGTMHGLLRVRGFTQDDAHIFCTPEQVESEIAACVEFADSVLKAFGFAEFKVELSTWDPKDTKNYVGKAEHWEGAVASLKKVLDAKAIAYREIPGEAAFYGPKIDIKLVDVLGRLWQLSTVQFDFNLPQRFELEYTGEDGEKHRPVMVHRALFGSVERFFGVLIEHYAGAFPLWLAPVQIGLVPISSDKHLDYARTVKAKLEAAGLRVELDERNDPMKAKIRDFAVQKAPFVLVMGDKEAAAEAVSVRTRGKGDEGSVALAAFIERAKGLVASRGVDL, translated from the coding sequence ATGAGTGAACAGAAGATCAAAGTTGAGCTTCCCGATGGTTCCGTCCGCGAGGTTGCGCGCGAAAGCACCCCGCATGACATTGCGATGAGCATCTCCCCCCGGCTGGCCGCCGCCGTCGTGGTCGCCCGCATCCGGCCATTGACTCCGGGTGCCCCATCGCCTGAGGTGGGCTCCAACGAGACCCAGGCCGAGACCCAGACCGAGGCCGGCATGTACTCCTCGTCCGCTGAGACCGGCGAGCGCCTCGTCGACCTCGCCGCGCCGCTCACCGAAGACGTCGCGCTCGAGCTGCTCAAGGAGAACGACGAGGCGGCGCTCAAGGTCGTGCGCCACTCCGCCGCGCACGTCATGGCGACGGCCATCCTCGAGCTCTTCCCCGAGACCAAGCTCGGCCACGGCCCCGCCACCGAGCAGGGCTTCTTCTACGACGTCTACCGCGAGACGCCCTTCACCGAGGCCGACCTCGCCGCCATCGAGGCCCGTATGGCCGAGGTCGTCGCGCGCGACGAAAAGTTCGTCCGCGAAGAAGAGACACGCGAGAAGGGACTCACCGACTACTCTGCCAACGGCGAGTTCATGAAGGTCCACTTCATCGAACGCTTCACCAAACCCGGCGACGAGATCTCGCTCTATCGCAACGGCAACTTCACCGACTTCTGCCGCGGCCCGCACGTGCCTTCGACCGGCCGCGTCAAGGCGTTCAAGGTCACCAGCATCGCCGGAGCCTATTGGCTTGGCGACGAGAAGAACCAGCAGTTGCAGCGCATCTACGGCACCGCCTTCTTCAACGACAAGGACATGACGGCGCACTTCAAGCGGCTCGAGGAGATCAAGGCGCGCGACCATCGCGTCCTCGGCAAACAGCTCGACCTCTTCTCCATCCAGGAGGTCGCCGGCGCCGGCCTCATCTTCTGGCACCCCAAGGGTGGCCTCATCCGCAAGACCATGGAAGACTGGATGCGCGACGAGTGCATCCGCCGCGGCTACGAGATGGTCTACACGCCGCACATCATGCGCCGCGAGCTGTGGAAGATCTCGGGCCACGACGGCTACTACGCCGAGAACATGTACCCTCCGATGGAGCTTGACGACGCCGAGTACCGGCTGAAGCCGATGAACTGCCCCGGCCACATCCTCATCTACAAGAACTCGCCCAAGAGCTACCGCGACCTGCCGCAGCGCTACGCCGAGCTGGGCAACGTCTACCGTTACGAGCGCAGTGGCACCATGCACGGCCTGCTGCGCGTCCGCGGCTTCACCCAGGACGACGCCCACATCTTCTGCACCCCGGAGCAGGTGGAGAGCGAGATCGCGGCCTGCGTCGAGTTCGCAGACAGCGTGCTGAAGGCCTTCGGCTTCGCAGAGTTCAAGGTGGAGCTCTCCACCTGGGACCCGAAGGACACGAAGAACTACGTCGGCAAGGCCGAGCACTGGGAGGGCGCGGTCGCGTCGCTCAAGAAGGTGCTCGACGCGAAAGCGATCGCCTACCGCGAGATCCCCGGCGAGGCCGCCTTCTACGGTCCCAAGATCGACATCAAGCTGGTCGACGTGCTCGGCCGCCTGTGGCAGCTCTCCACCGTGCAGTTCGACTTCAACCTGCCGCAGCGCTTCGAACTCGAATACACCGGCGAGGACGGCGAGAAGCACCGCCCCGTCATGGTGCACCGCGCGTTGTTCGGATCGGTCGAGCGCTTCTTCGGCGTGCTCATCGAGCACTACGCCGGTGCCTTCCCGCTGTGGCTCGCGCCCGTGCAGATCGGCCTGGTGCCCATCTCCTCTGACAAGCATCTCGACTATGCCCGCACGGTAAAAGCAAAGCTCGAGGCCGCCGGTCTGCGCGTCGAACTCGACGAGCGCAACGATCCGATGAAGGCCAAGATCCGCGACTTCGCCGTGCAGAAGGCCCCCTTCGTTCTCGTGATGGGCGACAAGGAAGCCGCTGCCGAAGCCGTCAGCGTAAGAACGCGCGGCAAGGGCGACGAAGGCTCCGTCGCGCTCGCCGCCTTCATCGAACGCGCGAAGGGGTTGGTCGCCTCAAGAGGCGTCGATCTGTAG
- the dnaA gene encoding chromosomal replication initiator protein DnaA, giving the protein MSFVPTATAVLNYWVRILGALEKKINRQSYETWLKPTRFSHLEGRKLFVRIPSSDFQHIGDRYADLIQEAIDNLALDVDSVTFTTPEQDPRAPKVREDGGFAPLPSHSQNAPRQARANGTLTQGAPAAPGPEQSRFDWNTAAQLNSKYQFDSFVVGSGNQFATAAAQAVAERPSKAYNPLFLYGGVGMGKTHLMHAIGHEVKRRQPHSAICYVSGEKFTNEMIDCVRYQKMTSFRDKFRNVDVLLIDDIQFISGKERTQEEFFHTFNALHESMKQIVIASDRPPKELADLDDRLRSRFEWGLIADIQPPDLETKVAILQKKAESEQTQLPTDVALFIASNVRTNVRELEGALVRVIAWSSMHGVEITLAVAQQCLKQFIDTQVRKITIETIQRTVAENFGMRVAELKQKNNSRQIVVPRQIAMYLAKQLTEASLPEIGRQFGGKHHTTVMHSIGKIDEQRRMDKDLNRTINKMMETLS; this is encoded by the coding sequence ATGTCATTCGTCCCGACGGCAACGGCCGTATTGAATTACTGGGTACGCATCCTCGGCGCGCTCGAGAAGAAGATCAATCGCCAGTCCTACGAGACATGGCTCAAGCCGACCCGGTTCTCTCATCTTGAAGGCAGGAAGCTCTTTGTGCGGATCCCGTCATCGGACTTCCAGCACATCGGCGACCGTTACGCCGATCTCATTCAGGAGGCGATCGACAACCTCGCTCTCGATGTCGACTCCGTCACCTTCACGACGCCCGAGCAGGACCCCCGCGCTCCCAAGGTGCGCGAGGACGGCGGGTTCGCCCCGCTGCCCAGCCATAGCCAGAACGCTCCCCGGCAGGCGCGCGCCAACGGCACGCTCACGCAAGGCGCACCCGCCGCTCCCGGACCGGAGCAGTCGCGTTTCGACTGGAACACCGCCGCGCAGCTCAACTCCAAGTATCAGTTCGACTCCTTCGTCGTCGGCTCGGGCAACCAGTTCGCCACCGCCGCCGCGCAGGCCGTCGCCGAGCGCCCGTCGAAGGCCTACAACCCGCTCTTCCTCTACGGCGGCGTCGGCATGGGCAAAACCCACCTGATGCACGCCATCGGTCACGAGGTAAAGCGCCGTCAGCCGCACTCGGCCATCTGCTATGTCTCGGGTGAAAAATTCACCAACGAGATGATCGACTGCGTCCGCTACCAGAAGATGACGAGCTTCCGCGACAAGTTCCGCAACGTCGACGTGCTGCTCATCGACGACATCCAGTTCATCTCCGGCAAGGAGCGCACGCAGGAGGAGTTCTTCCACACCTTCAACGCGCTGCACGAGTCGATGAAGCAGATCGTCATCGCATCGGACCGCCCTCCCAAAGAGCTGGCCGACCTCGATGACCGGTTGCGCTCGCGCTTCGAGTGGGGACTGATCGCCGACATCCAGCCGCCGGACCTCGAGACCAAGGTCGCCATCCTGCAGAAGAAGGCCGAGTCCGAGCAGACGCAGCTGCCCACCGACGTCGCCCTCTTCATCGCATCGAACGTGCGCACCAACGTGCGCGAGCTCGAGGGCGCGCTCGTCCGCGTCATCGCGTGGAGCTCGATGCACGGCGTCGAGATCACGCTCGCCGTCGCGCAGCAGTGCCTGAAGCAGTTCATCGACACGCAGGTGCGCAAGATCACCATCGAGACCATCCAGCGCACCGTCGCCGAGAACTTCGGCATGAGGGTCGCCGAGCTGAAGCAGAAGAACAACTCCCGCCAGATCGTCGTGCCGCGCCAGATCGCCATGTATCTCGCCAAGCAGCTCACCGAGGCCTCGCTGCCGGAGATCGGACGCCAGTTCGGCGGCAAGCACCACACCACCGTCATGCACTCGATCGGCAAGATCGACGAACAGCGCAGGATGGACAAGGACCTCAACCGCACCATCAACAAGATGATGGAGACGCTGAGCTGA
- a CDS encoding DUF3617 domain-containing protein produces MTIVKRILCTAIAATGVVLAGAAPVGAQTAPPVKMGLWHGTTVTKMTGINIPPEVAERMKAMGRPVPGAEPRAIETESCLTPEKWKEMFTKAQDRQNCKVLNLKQDSSGMSADMVCGSADGTGNSAKGHMQMSFLSTEKVHGTMHMEAVSARQPQPIVVDMTIDSVYQGADCGGVSPDTPKVIMK; encoded by the coding sequence ATGACGATCGTGAAGAGGATTCTTTGTACAGCGATTGCAGCAACGGGAGTGGTGCTGGCGGGCGCGGCGCCGGTCGGGGCGCAGACCGCGCCTCCGGTAAAGATGGGCCTGTGGCACGGGACGACGGTGACGAAGATGACGGGAATCAATATCCCGCCGGAGGTCGCCGAGAGGATGAAGGCGATGGGCCGCCCCGTGCCGGGAGCGGAGCCGCGAGCGATCGAGACGGAGTCGTGCCTGACGCCGGAGAAGTGGAAGGAGATGTTCACCAAGGCGCAGGACCGGCAGAACTGCAAGGTGCTGAACCTGAAGCAGGATTCGAGCGGCATGTCGGCCGACATGGTGTGCGGGTCGGCGGACGGCACCGGCAACAGCGCCAAGGGGCACATGCAGATGAGCTTCCTCAGCACGGAGAAGGTACACGGCACGATGCACATGGAGGCGGTGTCGGCACGGCAGCCGCAGCCGATCGTGGTGGACATGACGATCGACAGCGTCTACCAGGGCGCGGACTGCGGGGGCGTTTCGCCGGACACGCCGAAGGTGATCATGAAGTAG
- a CDS encoding cupin domain-containing protein, translating into MKPVKTFNVLGETVEILVTSESTNYSFCMLVQTSPPGGGPPPHFHKFEDEVFTVIEGEFELFDGRQWNKVPPGEQVHALRNQVHTFRNCGKTAGKMHCVAIDGRLDEYLEAISPLELPQDMPRLLQISSEYGITFAAP; encoded by the coding sequence ATGAAACCCGTCAAGACCTTCAACGTCCTCGGCGAAACCGTCGAGATCCTCGTCACCAGCGAATCCACCAACTACTCCTTCTGCATGCTGGTGCAGACATCGCCCCCCGGCGGAGGCCCGCCGCCGCACTTCCACAAATTTGAAGACGAGGTCTTCACCGTCATCGAAGGGGAGTTCGAGCTCTTCGACGGCAGGCAGTGGAACAAGGTCCCGCCCGGCGAACAGGTGCACGCCCTGCGCAACCAGGTGCACACCTTCCGCAACTGCGGCAAGACCGCCGGCAAGATGCACTGCGTCGCCATCGACGGACGCCTCGACGAGTATCTCGAAGCCATCTCGCCGCTCGAGCTTCCGCAGGACATGCCTCGCCTCCTCCAGATCTCAAGCGAGTACGGCATCACCTTCGCCGCGCCCTGA
- a CDS encoding cbb3-type cytochrome c oxidase subunit I, with amino-acid sequence MSTTAIPTSVVATPGRESEASYLNASHGLKSWLLTQDHKRIALLYLIGVTFFFAIGGLLAFILRLELLTPKSDLMAMDTYNKVFTMHGIVMVFFVLIPAVPAVLGNFLIPMMLGARDLAFPKLNLLSWYCFVIGGILLLYTVIAGGVDTGWTFTTPLSTRFVNTNVISAGLAAFVAGFSSIFTGLNFIVTIHRMRAPGLTWFRLPLFIWSHYAASIIMVLGTPVVAITIVLIAIERLMGIGIFDPAIGGDPLLFQHLFWFYSHPAVYVMVLPSMGVISEIIACFSRKRVFGYSAVAFSSVAIAIFGFFVWAHHMFIMGISQYAALVFSLLTMLVAVPSAIKVFNWSSTLYKGSITFSAPMIYAFCFLGLFIIGGCTGVFLGSLGMDVHLTETYFIVAHFHFVMVGSVIMGYLGGLHFWWPKITGRMYPEAPAKLAATTIFIGFFLTFGPQFILGYLGMPRRYAMYPPEWQVLNVMSTAGASVMGLGYLLTVIYLCWSLYYGPVAGPNPWRAYGLEWQTNSPPPTENFPEPPTVTREAYDYASIDQPEHQPHPAA; translated from the coding sequence ATGAGCACCACCGCCATCCCCACCTCCGTCGTCGCCACTCCGGGGCGCGAATCCGAAGCCAGCTACCTGAACGCCTCGCACGGCCTCAAGAGCTGGCTGTTGACACAGGACCACAAGCGCATTGCCCTGCTCTATCTGATAGGCGTGACGTTCTTCTTCGCCATCGGCGGTCTGCTCGCCTTTATCCTGCGGCTTGAGCTGCTGACGCCGAAGTCCGACCTCATGGCGATGGACACCTACAACAAGGTCTTCACCATGCACGGCATCGTGATGGTCTTCTTCGTACTGATCCCCGCCGTTCCCGCGGTGCTCGGCAACTTTCTTATCCCGATGATGCTGGGAGCGCGCGATCTCGCGTTCCCGAAGCTGAACCTGCTGAGCTGGTACTGCTTTGTCATCGGCGGAATCCTGTTGCTCTATACGGTGATCGCAGGCGGCGTCGACACCGGCTGGACCTTCACGACTCCGCTCTCTACGCGCTTCGTCAATACCAACGTCATCTCAGCGGGGCTCGCGGCCTTCGTCGCCGGTTTCTCGTCCATCTTTACCGGACTCAACTTCATCGTGACGATCCACCGCATGAGGGCGCCGGGGCTGACCTGGTTCCGGCTGCCGCTCTTCATCTGGTCGCACTATGCGGCATCGATCATCATGGTGCTTGGAACACCCGTTGTTGCCATCACCATCGTGCTGATTGCCATTGAGCGGCTGATGGGCATCGGCATCTTCGATCCCGCTATCGGCGGCGACCCGCTCCTGTTCCAGCATCTGTTCTGGTTCTACTCGCACCCTGCCGTCTATGTGATGGTGCTGCCGTCGATGGGGGTCATCTCGGAGATCATCGCCTGCTTCTCGCGTAAGCGCGTCTTCGGCTACTCGGCCGTGGCGTTCTCGTCGGTCGCGATTGCCATCTTCGGCTTCTTCGTCTGGGCGCACCATATGTTCATCATGGGAATCAGCCAGTATGCCGCGCTGGTCTTCTCGCTTCTGACCATGCTCGTTGCCGTGCCCTCAGCGATCAAGGTCTTCAACTGGTCATCGACTCTCTATAAAGGTTCGATCACCTTCTCCGCCCCGATGATCTACGCCTTCTGCTTTCTGGGGCTCTTCATCATCGGAGGATGCACCGGCGTCTTTCTCGGCTCTCTCGGCATGGATGTCCATCTGACGGAGACTTACTTCATCGTGGCGCACTTCCACTTTGTCATGGTCGGTTCCGTCATCATGGGTTACCTGGGCGGACTCCACTTCTGGTGGCCCAAGATCACCGGCCGCATGTACCCCGAAGCCCCGGCCAAGCTCGCTGCCACCACCATCTTCATCGGCTTCTTCCTCACCTTCGGCCCACAGTTCATCCTCGGCTACCTCGGGATGCCGCGACGCTATGCCATGTACCCTCCGGAATGGCAGGTGCTGAACGTCATGTCCACGGCGGGGGCCAGCGTGATGGGACTCGGCTACCTGCTCACCGTCATCTATCTCTGCTGGTCGCTCTACTACGGCCCGGTCGCCGGCCCCAATCCGTGGCGGGCCTATGGGCTCGAGTGGCAGACCAACTCACCGCCGCCAACCGAGAACTTCCCCGAGCCTCCAACCGTCACGCGCGAGGCCTACGACTATGCCTCCATCGACCAACCGGAACATCAACCTCACCCCGCCGCCTGA